A single region of the Lycium barbarum isolate Lr01 chromosome 2, ASM1917538v2, whole genome shotgun sequence genome encodes:
- the LOC132627762 gene encoding WD repeat-containing protein PCN-like — protein MLSVYRSSSVEWKPSPVVALATSADDSQVAAAREDGSIEIWLVSPGSVGWHCQLTIHGNPNSRVSSLIWCRSGRLFSSSIDGSVSEWDLFDLRQKIALDSIGVAIWQMAVEPWSNPQLNQKPSPKHYENGHVSHRNSESSDSESSESEDGDDSLELHEDHGSYNSQIAFACDDGCVRIYIVNDDENLTYKRSLPRVSGRTLSVTWSSDANRIFSGSSDGLIRCWDAKSAHEIYRISVGLGGLGSGSEVCIWSLLALRCGTLVSADSTGSVQFWDTQHGTLVNALSNHKGDVNALAASPSHTRVFSGGSDGQVILYKLSMDFVGANDGNITSGVMKKWVYISHVRAHTHDVRALTVAVPISHEDAIVERDKKRPRSRSKPLDFSYHKWAHLGVPMLISGGDDTKLFAYSAKEFTKFSPHDICPVPQRPHIQLAANTVFNQALLLVQASYWIDILFVREINGVVSGGAAKTDLVARVKCKASKKITCSAISPSGAVFAYSDHVKPCLFELKRGASSKSPWAVNKRHLPLELPFAHSMVFSVDSSRLMIAGCDRRVYVVDVGSSELVHVFTPCREEHDEELLPAEPPITRMFTSTDGQWLAAINCFGDVYIFNLETQRQHWFISRLDGHSVTAGGFTPQNSNVFIVSTSSNQVYALDVEAKQLGEWSNRNTFALPRRYQEFPGEVIGLSFPPSSSSSSVIAYSPRAMCLIDFGKPVDGDDDTELANGQDLASKKLHSTLVNGSANGSLKRKSKGSELETKQNSRKNFELCPFRDPVLFVGHLSKTSTLIIDKPWIQVVKSFDTTPVHRHIFGT, from the exons TCTCCTGGCTCTGTTGGCTGGCACTGTCAGCTC ACGATACACGGGAATCCAAATTCCAGGGTTTCTTCGCTGATTTGGTGTCGTTCAGGTCGGTTGTTTTCTTCCAGCATTGATGGATCAGTTTCTGAATGGGATCTTTTTGATTTGAGACAGAAG ATTGCGCTAGATTCTATTGGTGTTGCAATATGGCAGATGGCTGTGGAGCCATGGAGTAATCCACAGCTTAATCAAAAGCCGTCTCCCAAGCATTATGAGAATGGTCACGTCAGTCATAGAAATAGCGAGAGCAGTGATAGTGAGAGCAGTGAAAGCGAAGATGGTGATGACTCTTTAGAGCTTCACGAGGATCATGGTAGTTATAATAGCCAAATAGCATTTGCTTGTGATGATGGCTGTGTAAGAATCTATATAGTCAATGACGATGAAAACTTAACTTACAAAAGATCATTGCCAAGGGTCAGTG GGCGTACATTGAGTGTCACTTGGAGCTCTGATGCAAATAGGATATTTTCTGGGAGCAGTGATGG GCTTATAAGATGCTGGGATGCCAAGTCTGCTCATGAAATCTACAGGATATCAGTTGGTCTTGGAGGGCTGGGTAGTGGATCTGAAGTATGCATATGGTCATTACTAGCATTGAG ATGTGGTACCCTCGTCAGTGCAGATAGTACCGGGAGTGTTCAGTTCTGGGACACCCAGCATGGGACTCTTGTGAATGCACTTTCCAATCATAAAGGAGATGTAAATGCTTTAGCAGCATCTCCCAGCCATACTAGGGTGTTTTCTGGTGGCTCTGATGGTCAG GTTATACTTTATAAGCTCTCTATGGATTTTGTTGGGGCTAATGATGGAAATATAACCTCCGGAGTCATGAAAAAATGGGTTTATATTAGTCATGTGAGGGCCCATACGCATGATGTGAGGGCCTTGACTGTTGCTGTGCCCATCAGTCACGAAG ATGCCATAGTTGAACGGGATAAAAAGAGACCTCGATCTAGGTCCAAGCCCCTTGATTTTAGTTACCATAAATGGGCACATTTAGGCGTGCCGATGCTTATCTCAGGTGGTGATGATACTAAACTTTTTGCATACTCTGCCAAGGAGTTTACCAAGTTTTCTCCACATGATATTTGCCCTGTACCACAGAGGCCGCATATCCAACTTGCAGCAAATACGGTATTTAATCAGGCGTTACTCTTAGTCCAAGCTTCCTACTGGATTGATATTTTGTTTGTTCGCGAAATAAACGGAGTTGTGTCTGGTGGAGCTGCCAAGACAGATTTGGTGGCCCGAGTTAAGTGTAAAGCTTCAAAGAAAATTACATGCAGTGCGATTTCTCCTTCTGGTGCCGTTTTTGCTTATTCTGATCATGTAAAACCCTGCCTTTTTGAGCTTAAGAGAGGTGCTTCCAGCAAGAGTCCATGGGCAGTCAACAAAAGACATCTTCCTTTGGAACTGCCGTTTGCTCATTCAATGGTTTTCAGTGTTGATTCTTCTCGGTTGATGATAGCTGGGTGTGACAGAAGGGTCTAT GTGGTGGATGTAGGAAGCTCAGAACTAGTCCATGTTTTCACTCCTTGTCGTGAAGAGCATGATGAAGAATTGCTCCCTGCTGAACCTCCCATAACTAGAATGTTCACCAGCACCGATGGGCAATGGCTAGCTGCTATCAACTGCTTTGGAGATGTGTATATATTTAATCTAGAGACACAGAG GCAACACTGGTTTATATCGAGATTGGATGGTCATTCAGTTACGGCAGGTGGTTTTACTCCTCAAAATAGCAATGTGTTTATAGTATCCACTTCCTCAAACCAGGTATATGCCTTAGATGTTGAAGCTAAACAGTTAGGGGAATGGTCAAATCGTAATACATTTGCACTGCCGAGAAGATATCAAGAATTTCCTGGAGAAGTAATTGGGCTTTCATTCCCACCGTCTTCCAGTTCGTCATCTGTCATTGCCTATAGTCCAAG GGCAATGTGCTTGATCGACTTTGGGAAACCTGTGGATGGTGATGACGACACCGAGTTAGCCAATGGTCAAGATTTAGCTTCAAAGAAGCTACATAGTACTCTCGTGAATGGGAGTGCGAATGGAAGTTTGAAGCGTAAGTCAAAGGGAAGCGAGTTGGAGACTAAACAAAATAGTAGAAAGAATTTTGAGTTATGTCCTTTCAGAGATCCCGTCTTATTTGTTGGACATCTTTCAAAAACTTCTACCTTGATCATAGACAAACCGTGGATACAAGTGGTTAAAAGTTTTGATACTACACCTGTTCACAGACATATTTTTGGGACTTAA